The Gemmatimonas phototrophica region CCGGCGGCCAAGGCCCCGGTAACGTACAGCACGCCGGTGCCGCGTCCGGCAACGCCCAGCGATTCCCTCTGTCCGCGTGACGGCTTGTGGCGCGCCTGTCATCTCGAGGATCGCATCAACAAGTCGGGAATGATGATCAAGGTGCTCGACACCCTGCGGGTGACGCACGTCGATTTGCCGGGGACGCGGTACAAGATTGGCAAGACCGCCAAGCTGGTGGCGTACTTCTTTCCCGACTCACTGGCCGGCGCCCGGGCGACCGCGTCGCTGGACAAGCTGCGGCTTACGCCGCCGCGCGACAGCATCGGCCAGTGGCCCACGGCGCCTTTCGAGGCCATCCGGTCGGCGAACATGATTGCCGTGCTCTTTGAGGTGACGGCGGCGCAGGCCGAACGGGTGCGTCTGGCGCTCACGGCCGGGGCGCCGCAGAAGTTCAGCGCGCCGGCGCAAACCCCGCAGATGTTGCCACCGGCGACGGCGCGGTGAGGGCCCGCTGGGGGGTGGTGGCGCTGGTGTTCCTGGCGGCGGCTTGTCTATCGCCTGCCGCGGCGCAGGGGCAGGACACCGTCGCCGTTGACGCACGCAAGGCGGAGATCGCGGCCGAGCCGTTGGCCGTACGCTACCGGGCCCTGGCGCTCGGGATGGTGAGTTCGGCCACCTGGACGCAGGCGATGGGTGTGCCCGAGGGGTGGGACCGCACCTGGCAAGGCTATGCCAACCGGCTGGGCGATCAGCTGGGCTTTGGCGTGAGCGAGGAAGTGCTGCGGCTGGGGCTCGAGCACGCGACGCACTGGCGCTCGGTGACGCCGGCTTGTGAGGGCGCGCGTTCGGGCCGACCGTTTGTCGCGCGGTTTGGTGCGGCAACACGCTGCGGTCTGAGCAGCACGTTCGTGGCGCAGAACCGCGCCGGCGAGCGCCGCCCCAATGTGCCGCTGCTGGGCGCCGTGGTGGCGGCGAGTGCGTTGAGTCTCACCTGGCGCCCTGAGCGAAAGAGCGCCCACAAGGGACAGCTCTTCATGGTCACGCGCGTGGGGATCGTGACCGGGGCCATGGTGTTCAACCGTGGCCTCAAGGTGATGCGGAAGCGCTGAACGCGCCGGCATCGCCTTGAGGCGGTACTGCTCAGCTGGCCTTGCGCGATGGCGCTGCCTCTTGGCTCTCCAGCGCGGCACCGAGGGCCTCCGCCGTCCAGACGATGGCGTTGGTATAGAACTCGCCCAGCTTGTTCGGGTCGATGCCCATCTCCTTGGCAATCTCCGACGCGTTCTCAAACAGTCCCAGCTCGTACGACTCGGCGAAGTTGATCGCGTCGGCGTAGGGGCCGGTGCGATCGATGAGCGCTTCGGTGGCTTCGGTGCTGAGCACGACGCGCTCGAGGATTTCCGGGAGCGGCATACGGAACACCGCGTCGAGCAGTGAGAAGAGACCTACCAGGAAGAGCGTCCCCGAGTCGCGTCCACCGCCAGCGAGCTGTTCGCAGAGGCGACCGCGTTCGACGGCCTGACGCACCAGCTCCTGATCCACGCCCGTCTTGCTCTTGCGGGCGGCGGCGACAGCCACGGCCAGCCAGCGCAGGAAGGCATTGCGGCCAATGAGGCGCAGCGCCTGTCCAATGGAGGCCACACCGCGCCCGCCGAGGGCGGCGGAGTTGACGAGGCGGAGCAGCTGGAAGGTGAGGACCGGGTCGGTGGCGATCACGTCTTCGAGCTGGCGATCGCTGATCTTCTGGTCGCGGGCGAGCCCCATGAGCCGCATGGCCGCCACGGTGCTCTGTGGCATGTCGGCGGCGGGGAGGGGTTCGGGGCGGCTGAAGAAGGTGCCCTGGAAGCCGTCGAAGCCGCGTTCGAGGGTGGCCTCATACTGGGCAAGGTCTTCCACGTGCGACGCCACAAGACGCGGGCCGGCCTTGCCGAGTCCGCGGGTGATGCGGTCGCAGATGGCGTTGATGGTGGCCGGGTCGCCACTGCGGGAATCGATGCGGGCCCACGCCACGTGGGGGAGGAACGCTTCGGCGCTTGAGGGGGTGACCCCCACCTCATCCAGTGCCAGCGCGAACCCGGCGGCGATCGCGCGGGCGATCGCTTCGTTCACCTCGTCGTCTGGGGTGAGCGACGAGGGGAGCAGGATGACCACCGACCCCGGCTCGGCGACCAGAAAGGCATCGGCCAGGAGCTGCTCGCGCGTGCTGGCCACGAAGGCCGGCAGGCGGTTGCGCACGATGTCGAAGGTGCCGCTGAGGAAGCTCTGCGCGAAGGACCCCGGCCCGTCGGCATCATGGAATCGGATGTCGTATCCGATGAGCGAACCGGTACCACCAAAGACGGGCTGGCGAACAAGCGCGAAGTCAGACATGGAGAAAGCGAGGTGCGGCGTGATGCAAGGGGTGGCGCGGACACGGCGGTCCTGACGAGCTTCAGACGATCCAGATGCAGGGCGGGGCACGGCGCGAGGTGCGGACCGGATGTCCCTTGGTGGTAGTATCGACCCACATTCTCCCGAGATGAGTCTTTCGACGCTCGACGGTTCGCTGCACCGCGGTTGCGGGGGGCGTTATGCGCTCCAGACCGAGACGGTGACCATGCGTCTCAGTGGTATGGCGGCGGAGGTAACGCGCGAGTTTTACCGGTGCGAGAAGTGCGGACATGAAAATCGCACCATCGAGCAGCGGGACGCGGCCGAAAAGGCGGCGACGGAGCTGATCCGCGCCGAGCATAACCTGTTGATTCCCAAGGCGATAAAGCAGCTGCGGGAGTCGCTGGGGTTGACGCTGGCCCAGTTCGCGGAGCTGATCTACGGGACCCCGAAGGGGATCGTGGACGGTTGGGAGAAGGGGAAGTATTTGCAGAACCGGGAGGCTGACGCGCTGATCCGGGGGCTGGCGGACCGCGAGACCTTGGAGAAGCGGGCGGCCAAGGCGGGGGTGACGTTGCCGGTGGTGGAGGGGGCGGTGGGCGCGGCTCCCGTTCCGGCGGCGGTGGCGGCTGAGGCGGTCGCGGCCGAGCTCGCGGCGGTTGAGGGTGGCGCGGCGGAGCCGGTAGCGGAGGCAGCTCCGGCGGCCCAGTAGGGCTGCCGGGACTCTCGGCGCGAAATCCGTTTATGCTGCAGGCGCCGCAAGATAACGGCGGCGCTCAGGTGTCCGTGGGACGCGGTAAATGATGTTCTTGCAGTCAGTTACTGCGGTGCGAGCGGCGCACGTGATTTCTGTTATGCTGCAGAGAAACGCTGCATAACGTCCGCCTTGCAAGAGTTTCCTGCAGGCTAATAGGCGTTAGGTTGCGGCAATCGGCTCTCACTCACCGGACGGTTGATTGGTGCGCTCGCGAAACTCAGAGCAGGATGACTATCTCCTCCGCATGATCCAGCAGCTAGGGCGAGCCCTTGCCCGGATACGCGAAATGCTCCTAGGCGGCACCTCGACCGGCGCCGCCGTCCGCGCCGAGATTGCGGCGACCGCGGCAACGCTGTTCGGGCGAGACAGCGCGATGCTTGAGCGGCTCGATGCTGAGAGCGCGGTGCGGCTGATCGCGAGTCCCGAGCGTGTTGCGTTGTGGGTGCAATTGTTGGACGCGGAGGCGGAGTCTTGGGACCGCGAGGGTGGGTCAGCGCGCGCCAGCGCTTGTCGCGCGCGCGCGACGGCGCTTCGCCAAGCGTCGGAAAACGTGAAGTGAACAGCGGACATTCGCGCGGCCCCACCTAACCACGGTTGGTGACTGACGGTCACGGTAGGGAAGCGGCGGCTGCGCCGCCGCATCCTATTCGAGTGCCCGCAGCACAACCCAGCGTTAGGCAATCGCACCCACCTTCGGGCGAAGCCAAATGGTGATATGACATTCAACTCGCACTCGATCGATGGGACGCTACGGCGTACATGGATGTTCGCGCTCACGTCTTTGTTGTTGGGGTGTTACTCCTCTGCCACACCAATTGCCGACCGAGAATTTCGCCGAGCCCTCGCCGACGCGATTCAGGTTGTCGCAAATGTGTCAGCTCGTGACTCGGCAGTTGCCATAGCATTGCTTAGCCCACCTGCCGACTCAGCGACTTCCCGTGCTTCAGCAGGGGTTCGTGTTACGGGCATCAGCCGCGCCCAAGGAAAGGCAGTAGTTCGTGTGCTTCGGTGGGGCAAACTGGACCCTCCGGACCCGCCGATTTGTGCGTGGGCCGAGGATCAGGAGTACCAGTTCAGTCTCAGAAATCGTAGATGGTACTTCGATTCCGAACGGGTGCTCGTGTATGACGATGCGGCGTGCTAGCATGCCAGCTACGCGTCGCGACCGGTCGTCGCCTCACGTTGCATTGCTGTTGTAGCGCACTTCGGAGCGCGGCTGGCGGGCGCCGTGCTGGCGCACGTCGCCCGTCCGACCGCATTCTGCTTGATGCGCTGCAGCAGAACGCTGGGCGCTAGGCAGAATCAGGAGAGTACATGAATGATTTGCCGGCTGTGGTTGCATGGCTCATCGCCGGGGCGCTGGGGCTTGTCCTCGCGCCAATTTTGTGGCTCCTGCGAGCTCGCGGCGTACCGGTGGTACGTCACTGGCTTCTGCTGGGAGTCGGATGGCTTGTATCAGCCGCCGTCGTCGGCCCATTTATATTCGCCGTCGGTGCCGTCTTGTTGCCTGTAGCGCTAAACACGCTCCCGCCAAGCGAAACATTCAGCAGTTTACTCCTGGCGGTAGTGTATACAGGAGTAATGGCCTCAATCATGGCCGTGCTCTTCTTCGCGTTGCCCTACCTGCCAGTGCTGCTCCTCTGGGTGCGACTTGGTCACCGACTCGGGTGGCTCGAGTTTACGCAGCGCGGTGTGGTGGTCAGTTCGCTCTTGTTGGCGATGCCTGGGGCGCTCACAGGGATGGTGGCGTATGGCGTGATGGATGAGCCGTTCGGATACAAGGGCTGGGCGCTAGTCAGATTCGGAGGAGTGATTCATGCCGCCATCGCGCTCAGCCTCCTTGTGCCGCGGCTAGTATTCCCACCGCTTCGCGCAGGTCGCTTCGCCCCGCACGCAAATTCAACGGCGTCGTCTGCCTAACGGACCGTTGCAGCTGACGGCGGCGTGTTCGGAGTGAGTCCTTGCTCGCGGCGCTCGCTGGCCGTAACGTATGGAAACGCCGCCGCAGCTGAACGCTGGGGCGTTAGGTCGCACCTACAGGCTCGATCATTCCCCGCCGATGAGAATCTTGAAAGTCGTTCCCATTGTGCGGCGTCAGCACGGCGATCGGACCGAAGTGTTGGTCGTTGAGCATCCGCAGGCGGGCACGCAGCTCGTGAAAGGCACCGTCGAGGCGGGTGAGTCCGTGGCTGCTGCGGCGGTGCGTGAATTGGCGGAGGAGTCTGGTCTCGTCCAGGCGATGTACCGTCGGGATCTCGGCACGTGGGAGCAAGGGCCGCCGGATCAGGTCTGGCTTTTTTGCGAGATGTCGGTCGCGCGAGGGTTGCCGGACACGTGGACCCAAGTCACCGCCGATGACGGCGGCCACCGCTTCGCGTTCTGGTGGCATCCGCTCGCCGAGGCGCCAACCCCGAGTTGCCATCCCCTCTTTGTCGACGCGCTGGCGTTCCTGCGCACGCGCTGCCCTCCTGCCGGTCCCACCTCGACGCCCGCATGAACCAGCCTTCACTGTACACACCGCGCTTGATCCTGCGCCCCTATCAGCCCGCGGATGCGTCCGAGGTGCAGCGGCTCGCGGGCGCCGCCGCGGTCGCGGAGACGACGCTCAACATTCCGCATCCCTACGCGGACGGCATGGCCGAGGCGTGGATCGCGACGCATCGCGCGGCGTGGGAGGCCGGGACGGCGGTCACGTTCGCCATCACCACCGTCGACGATGCCCTGCGTGGTACGGTGAGCCTCCAACTGACGCGGTCGCACGGACGCGGGGAACTTGGCTATTGGATTGGGCAGCCCTACTGGGGCAGGGGGCTGGCGACCGAGGCGGTCACGGCGCTCCTACGGTTCGCGTTCGAGGACCTCCACCTCAATCGCTTGCAGGCCTCGTACTTGCCCCGCAATCCGGCGTCGGGGCGTGTCCTCGCGAAGGTCGGCATGCTGCGCGAAGGCCTGCATCGTGAGCGCTTTCGGAAAGGCGACACGTTCGAGGACGTGGTGGAGTGTGCCATCTTGCAGCGCGAGTGGCGCGCCGGCCGGGATCTCACGCGCGACGGTGCGACCTAACCATGCGTCGCTGCAGTCAAACGCTGCGAAACTCGGTGTAGCGACCGCGGGGCGCTCGCTGTAGCCTCAGGTGACGGAGCGAACGCCCCGCTTGCTGCGGTGTGGGCGTTTGCCGCAAAACGCAATCGTTAGACCAACTACCTTCCTCTGTCTCTCGTGCCATGTCACCTGATGAGCACTGTCCGGAGTGCGGCGCGCCCGTCGTGGGCCAACGGCTGGGGTGCCAGCAGCGGTTCGACGAGTGCCTCGCGCGCGAGTTCGATGACGACCGGTACGCGCGCGCGCAGCGCCTCATGGTCGATGCATACTCGCTCCAGCACCCGTCGGACTACATGCGTTCTGCGAAGTCGTTCGCGGCGCATCTCACGGGCATCTATGCGGCGCTGGAGCGCCGCGACGCGCCGGAAGTGAATCACGCGGTGCAGGCGTGGCTCAATGGGCCGAAGACCATGCCGCGTCCAGACCATCCGAGTGCACTACGCCGTGGTACACTTACGATCCTCCACGTCCACGAAGCTGGCGAGTCGGAAGAGCACGTTGTGCGCGTCCGCGAGTGGGCGCAGTCCGTGTGGGAGGCATGGCGGAGCTATGAGCAGATCGCAACGAAATGGATTGACGCCGCGATCGCGACCGTGCCCTCGCGCGCTACTCGTCCTCAGTGACGACCGGCGAAGATTTCTGCCGGAGTTGGTCTAACGCGAGCATTAGGCGGCGGCCGCGATGCACTCACATCTCACGATCAACGCAGGAATGGCCCATGAAAGGTTGGAGGCAAGTAGCGGCTGCGGCTTCGATCGGGATCTTTGCGGGCGCAGTCAGCGTCAAACTCGCCATGGCTGCGACCGCAAAGCCGCCAGCCTATTTGGTTGTGGAATACGAGATTACGGATCGTGACGCGTTCCAGGCATACATCAAGGGCGTAGAGTCGCTCCCGACAACCCGTGTGTTCTTGGCTCGCCACGCCAAGGGTGTACCCCTGACCGGTGAGCCGCCCAAGTGGATCGGAATCTTGAAATACCCGAGCCTTGAAGAGGCCTTAGCATTCGAGAACTCGACGCAGTACAAGGCTCTGGTCAGTGCCCGCGACAAGGGCACGAAATGGCGTGCGTACGTGGTCGAAGGGCTGCCGGAACAAGCGGCACAGCAATGACTATCCGGATGGTCTCACGCTGATGAAGTCACCTCCGCCTCACAAGCGTTTGCTGCGGTCGGGGCCTAACGCCTCGGCCCACGCGCCGTGAGACCGTCGCCACGCTTGGTATGCGGCGGCTCGCTTACACTCGGCGGCTGGTCAGTGGTCCACGCGGCGCACGCCGCTGCAGCCACTGCGGTGGTCAGTACGTTTGCCGTGCCGATGGCAATGGGTGCGCTGTTCGGTGGTGTAGCATCGGGCCTTCACGCGCTTGCCTCAAGAGGTGAGGGCTCTGACGTCGATTGGGTGGAACGCATCCGAGTCGGCGTCGTCTTCATCTGCGCCTACGTCCCGCTCCTTCGGTACCTTCGAGATCATCACGCGGCCAGCACGTGGTACGCTTTCGTCGGCGGGGCGCTCATCATGTACTCCTTGGTTCTCCTGCTCCAGCTGATCAAGGGACCCTCGCGGCCGTCAGCCGATAAGAGCGTCGGCGAAACAGACCACTCACGCCGTGCCGAACGGATCGCTGCTGCCGACGGGGCTGACTAGGGAGTGCGGCTGGCTCACTCCGTTCGTCTGCCGCATTGTTGAGAGACCCCGAGGCAGAACTTTGCGTTAGACCAACCGAGTGTTCTCACTGACAACAAGGAAGCAACCATTGAAGAACGCATTGAAGATCGCATCGACGATCACATTCCTGGCGCTCTGCCTTTCTGCTGCGACGTTGGCGGCCCAGCAGCCTGTTCCACGGCTGGTTGGGACGTGGCGCGTTATGGAGTTTTGCAACGTCGATACGCCGGGCGATACGACCTACCCACTTGGTCGACGACCGATCGGATTCTTCATCTACGATCCTGCGGGCAACCTCTCGATCCAGGCGATGCGGGCCGCACCATCCGGTGCGTTTATGCGGGACTCCATTCCGCTCGGCGGTATGGCGGAGTTGCTGTCCTGGTACTTTGGCTATTTCGGCACCTACACGATTACGTCCGACTCCACCGTCGTGCATCGTGTCAGGGGTGGCACGATTCCGAGCTACATCGGCACCGACCAACCTCGCAATTATTGGATTCGCGGCGACACCCTTTCGATCGGTGGCGGTGAACCGTGGTCGTGTCGCAAGCTCGTTCGCGTGCGCTCATGATTGGTGCGGACTAACACGAGCGTTCGCTACACCACCATCGATTCCGCTATGCCAGAATCCCGTCAGCTCCTGCAACACTTCCTCGCCGCCATCGCCTACCGAACACAGAAGGCGCTGCGCGACGCGCCAGTCGATTTCGCCGACTTCCGAGCCGGGACTCATGTGCGCACACCGCATGAGCTGGTCTGGCACATGACCGGCGTGATTGGCTATGCCCGCACCATGCTGCACGGGGGCGACTTCGCCCCACCGCGACTGGAATCGCTGGCGGCAGAGGTGGCGCGGTTTCACGAGACCCTCGCGGCCTTGCGCGATGATTTTGGCGATCCGGCACTGGCGGCGCGGATCAGCGATGCACAGTTCCTGCATGGCCCCCTCGCCGATACGATGACCCACGCTGGCCAACTGGCGCTCCTCCGTCGGCTCGCGGGCGCGCCGGTTCCGTCGGAGAACTTCATCTTCGCCGAGATCATGGCCGCGAACGTCGGGGAGGAGCAGCCGGCACCGGCCGCTCCAGATGCGTGGTGGCGGCCCGATCAACCGCCGCTTCCGCCGGCGCCGGATCCGCTGCAGGCACAGCGGGCCGGCGAACGAGGACGCGAAGCCGATGGGTGAGCGTGGGGCGCAAGGCCACATGCGGAGACGCCGGCTACCGGAGACGTCGAATGATTACGCTTCCTGTTCGCGAGCCGTGTGATCTGTATCTGGCCATTCGTGAAGACACGTGGAAGATCATCGCCCAGTGCGAGGCGGTAATGGTCGCGACTGAAGGTCGCGATAGACAGCTACCACGCACCGTCTCATCTTTGGGTCATGACCGAAAAACTCTACAAGCTGGTTGGCCCAGACGGACAGGAGGTGCTCAGTGCAGTACCGGGCACACTCGGCGGGAACCGCCGGCTGAAGATCTATGGGCACCTCGATTGCCGGAGCGCGATCGGCTCGCTCCCCACGGGATATGCGAAGCATCGGGTCTTCTTCGCAGACGAGGCGACGGCCATCGCAGCCGGCTACCGACCCTGTGGCACCTGCATGCAGGCGGAGTACGGTGCCTGGGTTGAGGAAGCCATGCGCTCAGGGCGCCTATAGCGTGGCATGTCCGGTGGCACACGTGCGCTGGAGAGGGCACGCGATCATTGGTGCCTCGCCGCGCTCAGCTTGTCGCTGCTCGCTTGCCGCTTACCGTTCAGCATCACCGCCTTCGCGCCCCGCGTTCGGCCAACCAGAAACCACGCTCAGCTTTCGAAGGAGATGCCCCACGTGAAGATCACGATCGAAGTGACGGTCGCTGCGCCTATTGATGCTGTGTGGAACGCCTGGATCACGCCCGATCGAATCACGCAGTGGAATGCGGCTTCAGAGGAGTGGTGCTGCCCGACCGCTGTCAACGATCTGCGCGTTGGTGGAACGTTCTCTTACCGCATGGAGGCCCGTGATGGCTCGATGGGGTTCGACTTCGAAGGCCAATACACACGGATCGTGGAACGCGAGTTGCTCGAGTACACGCTTGGTGACGAGCGCGTCGTGCGTGTGGAGTTCGCCCCAGGGAGTGGCGGGGTGACCGTCCGGCAGACCTTCGATGCGGAGAATGAGCACGCCGCAGAGCAGCAGCGCCAAGGTTGGCAGGCGATTCTGAATCGATTCGCGAGCCATGTCTGAACAGCCGGAACGATAGATGACACGTGGTCCGGGGCCATCGTCAACGGTCCCTGGAGCACCCCCTTCACTCGCCTCCCAACTGCCCCTCGTAGCATGTCGGACACATACCGTGCGTCAGCGAGATGTCCTTTCGCTGTGCCATGTACTGCTCAAGCCCTACCCACTCCCCGTCGCTCTTGATCTTGCGACACCACGCGCACATGGACAGCAGCGCTTGCAGCCGGCGCAGCTCAGCGGTCGTCTCACGCACCGAGAGGTCGTGCACGTAGAGCAGGCCGAGCGCGCTCATGAGGAAGAGTGCGACATCGATGCCCACACCATAGGACATCGGACGCGAACCGTTCACACTGATTCCCGACCTGGTCGAGAGGTACGCGACAATCGCGACGACGGCCAGCAGTGCGGCACCACCGGCTATGAACCCGGTTCGCCACGACTGAGACTCGGCAACCGTGTCATGACGCGGCACGGCAAAGGCACGCGCCGCCAGCGGCACGAGCAGGAACCAATAAAGCTGTCCCGCCTGGTTTTCACTTGGTACCAGCGCCGATGCCGCGAACAACAGACCGACCGTTGCAATAATCGTGAACGCCACCACGCGGATGGGCGCGCCCAGCCGTACGGCAAGCGCCTGCGCCAGAATGAGGGCCAAATACCCACCCGTCAGCGCGACGCCATGCCATTGCCCCGCTCCCGCGGCCGCTGTCACCGCCAGCGCCGACACAACGGTGGCGAGAGTGATGGCGCCGGCGAGGAAGCGGAGCTGATAGGCCTCGCCACCATCGCGGGCCCCGCCTGGCCGCAACCACGCCATTGGACGTCTGAGCCATCGGGCCCCCTGCGGCATTGCGACCAGCCATGCTTCCTGACTCGGCATTTCGACTCCGGGGAGGCACTGTGTAAGCGTCATGTAGGACAGGCAATTGCGGCACGTTGAGTATATGCCTCGCTCCCCTCCGTGGCGAGCACCGGCAATGAGGCATGGCGCGCGTCCCGCGCCCCGGGGCGTGTGCGGCGCGCATATTTCGTTGCCTATCCGCTTCTGGCGCCTCCGCATTCCACGGTATCACGCACTCTCCCGAAGGACGAGATGAATCCTCTGCGACACTCCGCCACTGCACTCGCGTTGCTCCTCGCGCTGGCCGGCGTGGCACGGCCCGTGTGCGCTCAGGCGACCACTCAAGGTGATGTGCTGGTCCTGACCACCGGGGGGACGATTGCCAGCCGCGCGACTGGCCCGATGACCGATGGCGCGTCGCTCGTTCGCGGTATTCCGGCGCTCGCGACGGTCGCGTCTGTTCGCGTGGACGAGGTGTTCCGCGTGCCGTCGTCACAAATGACGCCGCCGGACTGGCTCCGGCTTGTGAAGCGCATCAACGCCGAGCTCGCCTCGGCGCCGCGACTGCGTGGTGTGGTGGTGACGCACGGAACGGATACCATGGAGGAGACCGCCTTCTTCCTCAACCTCACTGTGCGCGATGCACGCCCCGTCGTGGTGGTGGGATCGATGCGCGGGGGAGATGAGGTGTCGGCCGACGGTCCGGCCAACATCCTGAATGGCGTGCGGGTGGCCGTGAGCGAATCGGCGAAGGGGCAAGGCGTGCTGGTGGTGCTCAACGAGGACATCAGCGCGGCGCGGGATGTGTGGAAGACGGACAACCGTCGCGTGGATACGTTTCGCTCACCCGAGCGTGGCTTCCTCGGCGCCGCTGACCCGGATAGCGTGGTCTTTTTCCGACGCACCGTGCAGCCCCACACGACCACGTCGGAGTTTGATGTCACGCGCCTTGAGACGCTCCCCGCCGTGGAGATCCTGACGGACTATGCCGGGTTCGACTCGACGGTGATGCGCGCCGCCATCGAGCGACGTCCGCGGGGCATCGTGTTCACCAGCTTTGCCGGTGGTCGTCTGAGTGGGGGCGGCCAGGCCGCGGTGCGCATGGCTGGCGCAGCCGGGATTCCAGTCGTCGTTGCGTCTCGTGTACCCGGCGGCCGCATCGTTGGTGCACCGCACAGTGGGCTGCCGCGCATCCTGGCCCGCGATCTCCCCCCGCATAAGGCCCGCGTGTTGCTCATGCTCGCGCTGACGCGTACCACCGACCGTGCGGGGTTGCAGCAGATCTTTGATCGCTACTGACACGCGCCGCTGGTGTTCCTCGGGCGCGAGACGCATACTCGGCAGATCCCTTCTGCGGAGCATGTGTTTCATGGTGCGTTTATCATCCGTCGTGCCACTGCTGACGGCGTCGCTGTTGTGTGGTGGCCTTCCACTCACGGCGCACGCGCAATCCGCCGCACCGGCGGCGCCACGGTTCGACGTGCTCATTCGTGGCGGTCGCGTTTTTGACGGGACGGGGAATCCGGCCGTTCCCGCCGATGTGGGCATTCGGGATGGACGGATCGTCGCCGTTGGCCGGCTACGGGGAGCCACCGCAACGCGCATCGTTGATGCGACCGGCAAGCATGTGGCCCCCGGGTTCATTGACATTCATTCGCACGCCGATGACGGCGCGAGCATTCAGGGGGGATTCCGGGACAAGGATGCGCGGTATCGCGCCGCCCCGAATCTCGTCACGCAAGGGGTGACCACGGTGGTGGTCAACCATGATGGACGCTCGCCGTGGCCCGTGGCGGATCAGCGCGAGTTTCTGGAGCAGAACGGCATTGGTCCGAATGCCCTGCTGATGGTTGGCCACGGGACGGTGCGGGCCCGGGTCATGGGGAATGACTTCCGCCGAGCGGCGCGTCCGGACGAAGTGGTGAAGATGCAGGAGCTGGTGCGACAGGCTATGCGTGAGGGGGCCATTGGTTTGTCGGCTGGACTTGAGTACGTGCCGGGTCGGTGGAGCACGACCGACGAAGTCGTGGCGCTGGCCAAGGAGATCGTGCCGTTCGATGGCGTGTACATCGCGCACCAGCGCGCCGAGGGCGGGGACCCCATGTGGTTCTGGCCCAGTCAGGACGCGCCGGGTGCTCCCACGCTCATGGATGCCGTGCAGGAGACCATCGATGTTGGTGAGCGTACGGGTGCCCGCGTTGTGGCGTCGCACATCAAAGCCAAGGGTGAGCATTGGCGCGGGACGAGTCAGTCCATCATTCAGTTGATTGAGCGCGCGCGGGCACGCGGCGTGGATGTCTGGGCTGATCAGTACAGCTACAACACCAGCGGAACCGACGGGAATACGGTGCTGCTCCCCGCGTGGGCCATCACGCCACCCACCGACGCGCGGGCGCCGCAAGGGACACGTACAGACTACTCGGCGGCACTGCGGGCGACGCTGGCCGACAGTGCGCGTGCCGTGATGCTCCGTCGCGATGTGACGCACGAGATCAGGCGCCGAGGGGGTCCGGAGAACGTGATGATCTTCGAGTATCCCGACACCACCGCCATTGGGCGGACGGTGGG contains the following coding sequences:
- a CDS encoding EAL and HDOD domain-containing protein; this translates as MSDFALVRQPVFGGTGSLIGYDIRFHDADGPGSFAQSFLSGTFDIVRNRLPAFVASTREQLLADAFLVAEPGSVVILLPSSLTPDDEVNEAIARAIAAGFALALDEVGVTPSSAEAFLPHVAWARIDSRSGDPATINAICDRITRGLGKAGPRLVASHVEDLAQYEATLERGFDGFQGTFFSRPEPLPAADMPQSTVAAMRLMGLARDQKISDRQLEDVIATDPVLTFQLLRLVNSAALGGRGVASIGQALRLIGRNAFLRWLAVAVAAARKSKTGVDQELVRQAVERGRLCEQLAGGGRDSGTLFLVGLFSLLDAVFRMPLPEILERVVLSTEATEALIDRTGPYADAINFAESYELGLFENASEIAKEMGIDPNKLGEFYTNAIVWTAEALGAALESQEAAPSRKAS
- a CDS encoding type II TA system antitoxin MqsA family protein; amino-acid sequence: MSLSTLDGSLHRGCGGRYALQTETVTMRLSGMAAEVTREFYRCEKCGHENRTIEQRDAAEKAATELIRAEHNLLIPKAIKQLRESLGLTLAQFAELIYGTPKGIVDGWEKGKYLQNREADALIRGLADRETLEKRAAKAGVTLPVVEGAVGAAPVPAAVAAEAVAAELAAVEGGAAEPVAEAAPAAQ
- a CDS encoding NUDIX hydrolase, which encodes MRILKVVPIVRRQHGDRTEVLVVEHPQAGTQLVKGTVEAGESVAAAAVRELAEESGLVQAMYRRDLGTWEQGPPDQVWLFCEMSVARGLPDTWTQVTADDGGHRFAFWWHPLAEAPTPSCHPLFVDALAFLRTRCPPAGPTSTPA
- a CDS encoding GNAT family N-acetyltransferase → MNQPSLYTPRLILRPYQPADASEVQRLAGAAAVAETTLNIPHPYADGMAEAWIATHRAAWEAGTAVTFAITTVDDALRGTVSLQLTRSHGRGELGYWIGQPYWGRGLATEAVTALLRFAFEDLHLNRLQASYLPRNPASGRVLAKVGMLREGLHRERFRKGDTFEDVVECAILQREWRAGRDLTRDGAT
- a CDS encoding DUF5946 family protein, whose amino-acid sequence is MSPDEHCPECGAPVVGQRLGCQQRFDECLAREFDDDRYARAQRLMVDAYSLQHPSDYMRSAKSFAAHLTGIYAALERRDAPEVNHAVQAWLNGPKTMPRPDHPSALRRGTLTILHVHEAGESEEHVVRVREWAQSVWEAWRSYEQIATKWIDAAIATVPSRATRPQ
- a CDS encoding DUF1330 domain-containing protein; the protein is MAATAKPPAYLVVEYEITDRDAFQAYIKGVESLPTTRVFLARHAKGVPLTGEPPKWIGILKYPSLEEALAFENSTQYKALVSARDKGTKWRAYVVEGLPEQAAQQ
- a CDS encoding lipocalin-like domain-containing protein; translated protein: MFSLTTRKQPLKNALKIASTITFLALCLSAATLAAQQPVPRLVGTWRVMEFCNVDTPGDTTYPLGRRPIGFFIYDPAGNLSIQAMRAAPSGAFMRDSIPLGGMAELLSWYFGYFGTYTITSDSTVVHRVRGGTIPSYIGTDQPRNYWIRGDTLSIGGGEPWSCRKLVRVRS
- a CDS encoding DinB family protein, yielding MPESRQLLQHFLAAIAYRTQKALRDAPVDFADFRAGTHVRTPHELVWHMTGVIGYARTMLHGGDFAPPRLESLAAEVARFHETLAALRDDFGDPALAARISDAQFLHGPLADTMTHAGQLALLRRLAGAPVPSENFIFAEIMAANVGEEQPAPAAPDAWWRPDQPPLPPAPDPLQAQRAGERGREADG
- a CDS encoding Ada metal-binding domain-containing protein: MTEKLYKLVGPDGQEVLSAVPGTLGGNRRLKIYGHLDCRSAIGSLPTGYAKHRVFFADEATAIAAGYRPCGTCMQAEYGAWVEEAMRSGRL
- a CDS encoding SRPBCC family protein, whose translation is MPHVKITIEVTVAAPIDAVWNAWITPDRITQWNAASEEWCCPTAVNDLRVGGTFSYRMEARDGSMGFDFEGQYTRIVERELLEYTLGDERVVRVEFAPGSGGVTVRQTFDAENEHAAEQQRQGWQAILNRFASHV